One Candidatus Syntrophosphaera sp. DNA segment encodes these proteins:
- a CDS encoding RNA polymerase sigma factor RpoD/SigA, whose protein sequence is MRENVFADKALQNYLKEISQFQTLTREEEHELGIRARNGDQEAVNKLVQANLKFVVKIASRYQNRGLTLSELISEGNIGLLKAIEKFDPDKDIKLISYAIWWIRQRIMLAVSEKSSLIRVPLGKSSSAHRIKATQERIFTETGETPSIEELSDVMNLTEKSIEQLQDQMVETTSYDDVLQGSDYQEFTTRDMLMDPDLVDPQQIYHRDRLHERIHSAIGKLEPREADIIRTYYGLNPDQESQNFAQIAETMGLSRERVRQIQKEALKKIMAEMQPEEDSLVDEFIDKFST, encoded by the coding sequence ATGAGAGAGAACGTATTTGCCGACAAGGCATTACAGAATTACCTGAAGGAAATTTCGCAATTCCAAACCCTCACCCGGGAGGAAGAGCACGAACTGGGGATCAGGGCCCGAAATGGCGATCAGGAAGCTGTGAACAAGCTGGTCCAGGCCAATCTCAAATTCGTGGTCAAGATCGCCTCCCGCTACCAGAATCGGGGCCTGACCCTGTCTGAACTGATCAGCGAGGGCAACATCGGCCTACTCAAGGCGATTGAGAAATTTGACCCTGACAAGGATATCAAGCTGATCTCCTACGCGATCTGGTGGATTCGGCAGCGCATCATGCTGGCCGTCTCAGAGAAAAGCTCGCTGATCCGCGTTCCGCTGGGTAAATCAAGCTCCGCCCACCGGATCAAGGCCACCCAGGAACGCATCTTCACCGAGACCGGGGAAACCCCGTCCATCGAGGAACTCAGCGATGTGATGAATCTAACTGAAAAGTCCATCGAACAATTGCAGGACCAGATGGTCGAAACGACTTCCTACGACGACGTGTTGCAAGGTTCTGACTATCAGGAGTTTACCACGCGGGACATGCTGATGGACCCCGACCTCGTGGATCCCCAGCAAATCTACCACCGCGACCGCCTGCATGAACGCATCCATAGCGCAATCGGCAAGCTTGAGCCGCGCGAGGCCGACATCATTCGCACCTACTATGGCCTCAACCCCGACCAGGAAAGCCAGAACTTTGCCCAGATCGCTGAAACGATGGGCCTTTCGCGGGAAAGGGTGCGCCAGATCCAAAAGGAAGCCCTGAAAAAGATCATGGCGGAAATGCAGCCTGAAGAAGACAGCCTGGTGGACGAATTCATAGATAAATTCAGCACCTGA